In the Victivallis sp. Marseille-Q1083 genome, one interval contains:
- a CDS encoding DMT family transporter, whose amino-acid sequence MMTAAVRGLVWALLSAVMWSGMYALGRALMADRAIDPVSLSWLRFASAGILLLLIGLLRRGRRMFAVRRRDWLPLIGQGILGAGGTSIFVFWAQETATAVESSMLEAVIPIMIFLGGVVTGEKVSRSQLCGIGLSTVGCLLVVQVIQVRGLMLERLDFGMLLIVIAGICWAAYVVWGRKLARRLDGFIYTTWSFLGGAAVLTIVEVAHWHDIVLPVHLHDWLLVVAMILIPTVGAFIAWNQAERLINLNLLNMSQYIIGPLAVFWAWLFLKESVSVLQILGVLLILGGIGLGPDSLRYYRRLYMRFRQQQLPDGRRRQLEADVQPVPDPGVGSGDDAARQQDDGVGAGTADH is encoded by the coding sequence ATGATGACTGCTGCGGTTCGCGGTCTGGTCTGGGCGTTGCTCAGCGCCGTGATGTGGAGCGGAATGTACGCACTGGGCCGGGCATTGATGGCCGACCGGGCGATCGATCCGGTTTCGCTTTCCTGGCTGCGGTTCGCCAGCGCCGGAATTTTACTGCTGCTGATCGGTTTGCTGAGGCGCGGACGGCGGATGTTCGCCGTTCGGCGGCGGGATTGGCTGCCGCTGATCGGGCAGGGGATTCTGGGGGCCGGCGGCACCAGCATTTTTGTATTCTGGGCGCAGGAAACGGCGACGGCGGTCGAATCTTCGATGCTGGAGGCGGTCATTCCGATCATGATCTTCCTGGGCGGGGTGGTTACCGGTGAAAAAGTTTCCCGCAGTCAATTGTGCGGCATCGGTTTGAGTACCGTCGGCTGCCTGCTGGTGGTCCAGGTGATCCAGGTGCGGGGACTGATGCTGGAACGGCTCGATTTCGGCATGCTGTTGATTGTGATCGCCGGAATCTGTTGGGCGGCTTATGTCGTCTGGGGCAGAAAATTGGCGCGGCGGCTGGATGGGTTCATCTATACGACATGGAGTTTTCTGGGCGGTGCGGCGGTGTTGACGATCGTGGAAGTGGCGCATTGGCATGACATCGTGCTGCCGGTTCATCTGCATGACTGGCTGCTGGTCGTTGCGATGATCCTGATCCCGACGGTCGGTGCATTCATCGCCTGGAATCAGGCGGAACGGCTGATCAATTTGAATTTGCTGAACATGTCGCAATATATCATCGGGCCGCTGGCGGTATTCTGGGCCTGGCTGTTTCTGAAGGAATCGGTCAGCGTCCTGCAGATTCTCGGCGTCCTGCTGATCCTTGGCGGCATCGGACTCGGACCGGATTCGCTGCGGTATTACCGCCGATTATATATGCGGTTCCGGCAGCAGCAGTTGCCGGATGGCCGCCGGCGTCAGCTCGAGGCTGATGTTCAGCCGGTGCCCGATCCGGGTGTGGGTAGCGGCGATGATGCCGCGCGGCAGCAGGATGATGGCGTCGGCGCCGGGACAGCGGATCATTAG
- the lpxA gene encoding acyl-ACP--UDP-N-acetylglucosamine O-acyltransferase — protein sequence MPKIHPSAVVSPAAEIADDVEIGPLCYIGPQVKIGPGCRLIAQCHVSGRTTLGSNNILYPFAALGQNAQDYKVESDETYLVVGNDNIFREGTTAHTGTKPGTTTRIGNGCMFMNASHVAHNCQIGDQVILVGFAGLAGYCEIGDHALISGLTGLHQFCRVGRFAIISGGSALSKDVPPFMMAEGRNGGVKMINLVGLQRAGFPAATIRALKNVFKIYYRSELSPANALQKIREEVPPLPEVVEFIEFCANSKRGVLSARHGSGNRN from the coding sequence ATGCCGAAGATTCATCCCAGTGCAGTTGTTTCCCCTGCTGCCGAGATCGCTGACGATGTCGAAATCGGGCCGTTGTGTTATATCGGGCCGCAGGTGAAGATCGGCCCCGGCTGCCGGTTGATTGCCCAGTGCCATGTCAGCGGCCGGACGACGCTGGGCAGCAACAATATACTCTATCCGTTCGCCGCGCTCGGCCAGAACGCCCAGGATTACAAAGTGGAGAGCGACGAAACCTATCTGGTCGTCGGCAATGACAATATCTTCCGCGAGGGCACTACCGCCCATACCGGCACCAAGCCGGGGACGACGACCCGGATCGGCAACGGCTGCATGTTCATGAACGCATCGCATGTCGCCCACAACTGCCAGATCGGCGACCAGGTCATTCTGGTCGGTTTTGCCGGATTGGCCGGTTACTGTGAAATCGGCGACCATGCGCTGATTTCCGGGCTGACCGGACTGCACCAGTTCTGCCGGGTTGGCCGTTTCGCGATCATCAGCGGCGGTTCGGCGTTGTCCAAGGATGTCCCGCCGTTCATGATGGCGGAGGGACGCAACGGCGGAGTCAAGATGATCAACCTGGTCGGTTTGCAGCGGGCCGGTTTTCCGGCGGCGACCATCCGGGCGTTGAAGAATGTTTTCAAAATTTACTATCGTTCCGAATTGAGTCCGGCCAACGCGCTGCAGAAGATCAGGGAAGAGGTCCCGCCGCTGCCGGAGGTGGTGGAGTTCATCGAATTCTGCGCCAATTCCAAGCGCGGCGTACTGTCCGCCCGGCACGGCAGCGGCAACCGCAATTGA